The following are encoded together in the Flammeovirga agarivorans genome:
- the yiaA gene encoding inner membrane protein YiaA: MNTKPSNAYIGSSWVILITGVLGYLIGLFRAEMLLNEKGYYLTVLLFALYSAVSVQKCVRDKEEFIQVTNLYYGLSWFSLIASIALLAIGLINADLLPSEKGFYAFGFIMSIFGAITVQKNTRDIHQYNNS, encoded by the coding sequence ATGAATACTAAACCGTCAAATGCGTATATCGGATCCTCTTGGGTGATTTTAATTACAGGAGTATTAGGATATTTAATCGGTTTATTTAGAGCAGAAATGTTGTTAAATGAAAAAGGGTATTACTTAACTGTACTTTTATTTGCATTATATTCTGCTGTATCTGTTCAGAAATGTGTTAGAGATAAAGAAGAATTTATTCAAGTAACCAACCTTTACTATGGCTTAAGTTGGTTCTCATTAATTGCTTCCATAGCATTATTAGCAATAGGATTGATAAATGCAGATTTATTACCAAGTGAAAAAGGGTTCTACGCCTTTGGTTTTATAATGTCAATATTCGGGGCAATTACAGTACAAAAAAATACAAGAGATATACATCAATATAATAACTCATAA
- a CDS encoding c-type heme family protein, translating into MTFRKNFPLVCIIGLVQFFFSCQPLPEDDTTKASDKKYSIQEAFTIVAKENDVARTLYTKAIVGEGKKKGLKFDEDWEKDHIEAGPLPALFLRGIASDIRKRKEVPLGLFLGSDFPIRKSNKFTGKQAELFAEMRNDEEPKFFYDEENQLYTAMFPDFASANACVSCHNKHPETTKSDWKLGDIQGATTWTYPEDSVSFNELQEIIMAYRNGASSTFQKYIDKTKTFKDNDVPVVGDDWPKKGYQLPEPTIFLDSVGELASEETLNAILKI; encoded by the coding sequence ATGACTTTCAGAAAAAACTTTCCTCTTGTGTGTATTATTGGATTAGTTCAGTTCTTTTTTAGCTGTCAACCATTACCAGAAGACGATACTACAAAAGCATCCGACAAGAAATATTCTATTCAAGAAGCGTTCACAATAGTAGCCAAAGAAAATGATGTGGCTAGAACACTTTACACCAAGGCAATCGTTGGTGAAGGAAAAAAAAAGGGACTCAAATTTGACGAGGACTGGGAGAAAGACCACATCGAGGCAGGTCCACTACCCGCCCTATTTCTGCGAGGCATTGCAAGTGACATCCGTAAGCGCAAGGAAGTACCTTTAGGACTTTTCTTAGGTTCTGATTTCCCTATCAGAAAATCAAATAAGTTTACAGGTAAGCAAGCTGAACTGTTTGCAGAAATGAGAAATGACGAAGAACCAAAATTCTTCTACGATGAAGAAAATCAATTATATACTGCCATGTTTCCAGACTTTGCTTCAGCTAATGCTTGTGTCAGTTGTCATAATAAGCATCCAGAAACAACAAAAAGTGATTGGAAATTGGGTGATATTCAAGGAGCTACTACATGGACCTATCCAGAAGATTCAGTTTCTTTTAATGAGCTTCAAGAAATCATAATGGCTTACAGAAATGGAGCATCTTCAACTTTCCAAAAATACATTGATAAAACAAAAACATTTAAGGATAATGATGTTCCTGTTGTTGGTGATGATTGGCCTAAAAAAGGATACCAATTACCTGAACCAACTATCTTCCTAGATAGCGTAGGTGAACTTGCATCAGAGGAGACACTAAACGCTATTCTAAAGATTTAG
- a CDS encoding cytochrome c3 family protein, with protein MLKISRKRRRQWIGMSFGIFITSIAYVVLSHPANEEYLSKGPLNTGHEELQCSSCHTTAKGNVFQQMQANIMFSVGLRRSEANFGTENVDNNKCLACHERENDRHPLHRFEEPRFANARKEIGVTNCESCHQEHNGVRITQLDVGYCRSCHEETEMKNDPLDVSHKELIGAKQWNTCLQCHDFHGNHIFHAAESIKDTIPIEEIRAYFNGGDSPYAQEKKFYATTEEEFLNQQ; from the coding sequence ATGCTTAAAATTAGTAGAAAAAGACGCAGGCAATGGATCGGTATGAGCTTCGGTATCTTCATTACTAGTATTGCTTATGTAGTTCTATCTCACCCTGCCAATGAAGAATACCTCTCCAAAGGGCCTTTAAATACAGGACATGAGGAGCTTCAATGTTCATCTTGCCATACCACTGCAAAAGGGAATGTCTTCCAACAGATGCAAGCAAACATTATGTTTAGTGTCGGCTTAAGACGCTCTGAAGCTAACTTCGGTACAGAGAATGTGGATAATAATAAATGTTTGGCTTGTCATGAAAGAGAAAATGACAGGCATCCATTACACCGGTTTGAGGAACCTCGATTTGCTAATGCCCGCAAAGAGATTGGCGTTACAAACTGTGAATCTTGTCACCAAGAACATAACGGTGTTCGAATAACCCAATTAGATGTTGGTTACTGTAGAAGCTGTCATGAAGAAACAGAAATGAAGAATGATCCTTTAGACGTTTCTCATAAAGAGCTTATCGGTGCAAAACAATGGAATACCTGTTTACAATGTCATGATTTTCATGGCAATCATATTTTCCATGCTGCAGAATCTATCAAGGATACTATTCCTATAGAAGAAATCAGAGCTTATTTTAATGGTGGTGATTCTCCTTACGCACAAGAGAAGAAATTTTATGCCACTACTGAAGAAGAATTTCTTAACCAACAATAA
- the hemA gene encoding glutamyl-tRNA reductase — translation MNLYTVSIAHHNVAIENREKFKLSTLENERMVLQVKEILNLEECIILSTCNRTEIYYLNNKPLTLELLKLLCTIKCITYSEQYLPLVKSYEGDEAIQHIFNVGMGLDSLILGDLQIYGQLKDAYQKAADLGMCGAYLHRIMHVIFHTHKRVSNETLFLKGATSNAYNAVKILLGELSKTIGSKVLIVGLGEMGQSICKYLSEFDLQNIWVTNRSMSKARMISKNYGFNAIDFGLHKQKLHKFDFIISCIDGESTQYKITHFNHVPPKCIIDLGAPRSVCSQVERLGAKLYNIDDIGRLSKEAISQKKQEINTVQQIIHDEVEQFKLWQQSQVFSPTIHQLKQQLEAIRLSSLATFKKDLNQDEITAAEKVSMHLLNKIIQVPVVKLKQACLRGESEELSQALQELFTLEQPQAISSQLNN, via the coding sequence ATGAACTTATACACTGTCTCTATCGCGCATCATAATGTTGCAATAGAAAATCGGGAAAAATTTAAATTAAGTACATTAGAAAATGAACGAATGGTTCTACAAGTAAAAGAGATTTTGAATCTTGAAGAATGTATTATTCTATCTACTTGTAATAGAACTGAAATTTATTATTTGAATAACAAACCTCTGACATTAGAATTATTAAAATTACTATGTACAATAAAATGTATTACATATTCTGAACAATATCTACCTCTTGTAAAAAGCTATGAAGGTGATGAAGCTATTCAACATATCTTTAATGTAGGTATGGGGTTAGATTCATTGATTTTGGGAGATTTACAAATCTACGGTCAATTAAAAGATGCTTACCAAAAAGCGGCCGATTTAGGAATGTGCGGTGCTTATTTACATCGAATCATGCATGTGATATTTCATACTCATAAAAGGGTAAGTAATGAGACTTTATTTCTAAAAGGAGCCACTTCAAATGCATATAATGCTGTCAAAATTCTATTAGGAGAACTTTCAAAAACCATTGGAAGTAAAGTATTAATTGTAGGCTTAGGTGAAATGGGACAAAGCATCTGTAAATACCTTTCGGAATTTGACCTACAGAACATATGGGTCACAAACAGAAGTATGTCCAAAGCTAGAATGATCTCAAAAAACTATGGTTTTAATGCTATTGATTTTGGACTCCATAAACAGAAACTACACAAGTTTGATTTTATCATTTCGTGCATAGACGGAGAAAGCACTCAATATAAAATCACACACTTTAATCATGTACCACCAAAATGTATTATTGACCTTGGTGCGCCAAGAAGTGTATGTAGTCAGGTTGAACGATTAGGTGCTAAACTTTATAATATAGATGATATTGGTCGACTATCAAAAGAAGCCATTTCACAGAAAAAACAGGAAATTAATACTGTACAGCAAATTATTCATGATGAAGTAGAACAGTTTAAACTCTGGCAACAAAGTCAAGTGTTCTCTCCTACAATTCATCAACTAAAACAACAATTAGAGGCGATAAGGTTATCATCGTTAGCTACTTTCAAAAAAGACTTAAACCAAGACGAAATAACTGCTGCAGAAAAAGTATCTATGCATCTTTTAAATAAGATTATTCAAGTACCTGTAGTAAAATTAAAACAAGCCTGTTTAAGAGGAGAATCAGAAGAATTAAGTCAAGCATTACAAGAACTTTTTACTCTTGAACAACCCCAGGCTATTTCATCACAACTAAACAATTAA
- a CDS encoding globin family protein: MSFFKSLFGKKKKKQEGPVSDRQVQLVQETFAMVAPIAEKAAEIFYTKLFDLDPTLKPLFKSDIKEQGKKLMAMLAAAVNGLNDLGALVPVVQDLGKRHVAYQVEDQHYDTVAAALLFTLETGLGDAWTDEVAEAWTTVYTVLATTMKEAAATVEPV, from the coding sequence ATGAGTTTTTTTAAATCATTATTTGGTAAGAAGAAAAAAAAGCAAGAAGGCCCTGTATCAGACAGACAGGTACAACTTGTACAAGAAACTTTTGCTATGGTAGCTCCCATTGCGGAAAAAGCTGCTGAAATTTTTTACACTAAGTTATTTGACTTAGACCCTACGTTAAAGCCTCTTTTTAAATCTGATATCAAAGAGCAAGGTAAAAAATTAATGGCCATGTTAGCTGCAGCGGTAAATGGCTTAAACGACCTTGGTGCATTAGTACCAGTAGTTCAGGATTTAGGAAAAAGACACGTAGCCTATCAAGTAGAAGATCAACATTACGATACTGTTGCTGCTGCTTTATTATTTACTTTAGAAACAGGCTTAGGAGATGCATGGACAGATGAAGTTGCAGAAGCCTGGACCACAGTTTATACAGTGCTAGCTACTACTATGAAAGAGGCTGCGGCCACAGTAGAACCTGTATAA
- a CDS encoding ferredoxin--NADP reductase encodes MEKTLKLKVVDVVKETSDAISIHFKQPFFRKIKYTPGQFLTLLVNVNGRVERRCYSLNSAPKVDKTISVTVKRIKDGKVSNFLFDNVKKGDKVQVLYPMGEFTITPDVEKKRHIVLFGAGSGITPLISILKSILHKEPQSIVSLFYGNRDVESIIFNQELTEYKNVFEDRLHLVHILESPGDFKDCYKGRVERTQVPEYLKKVPQWDTTEYFICGPSGMMIEAEEGLKAANVDEKAIHIERFSAPPPTSKEMKNAGAFLENREIRLLQKGKEHVFTVKANSNILEAALDEKISLPYVCMDGICGSCKAKVAQGEVFMRDGHVLSEQEVNDGIILPCICHPISNDVVVEYA; translated from the coding sequence ATGGAAAAAACATTAAAACTAAAGGTAGTAGATGTAGTGAAAGAAACTTCAGATGCTATCAGTATACATTTTAAACAACCTTTCTTCCGAAAAATTAAATATACTCCAGGACAATTTCTAACACTACTTGTCAATGTCAATGGTCGCGTGGAAAGAAGGTGTTATTCATTAAATAGTGCACCTAAAGTTGACAAAACAATTAGTGTAACCGTCAAAAGAATTAAAGACGGCAAAGTATCTAATTTCTTATTTGATAATGTAAAAAAAGGAGATAAAGTTCAGGTATTATATCCAATGGGTGAGTTTACTATCACACCTGATGTTGAGAAAAAAAGACATATTGTTCTTTTTGGAGCAGGAAGTGGTATAACTCCTCTGATCTCTATTTTGAAATCGATCTTACATAAAGAGCCTCAAAGTATAGTTTCATTATTTTATGGCAATAGAGATGTTGAATCCATCATCTTCAATCAAGAATTAACAGAGTATAAAAACGTTTTTGAAGATCGATTACACTTGGTACATATATTAGAATCTCCAGGTGACTTTAAGGATTGCTACAAAGGAAGAGTGGAAAGAACTCAAGTTCCAGAATACCTTAAAAAAGTGCCTCAATGGGATACTACAGAGTATTTTATTTGTGGCCCTTCTGGAATGATGATAGAAGCTGAGGAAGGTTTAAAAGCAGCAAATGTTGATGAAAAAGCGATACACATCGAGCGTTTTTCTGCACCTCCTCCGACTTCTAAGGAAATGAAAAATGCAGGGGCTTTCTTAGAAAACAGAGAGATTAGACTTCTTCAGAAAGGAAAAGAGCATGTATTTACTGTAAAAGCTAATAGTAATATCCTAGAAGCTGCATTGGATGAAAAAATCAGCCTCCCTTATGTTTGTATGGATGGTATATGTGGTAGCTGCAAAGCAAAAGTAGCTCAAGGAGAAGTTTTTATGAGAGATGGTCACGTTTTAAGTGAGCAAGAAGTAAATGATGGAATCATTCTCCCATGTATTTGTCATCCTATTAGTAATGATGTAGTCGTTGAATATGCTTAA